The proteins below are encoded in one region of Periplaneta americana isolate PAMFEO1 chromosome 11, P.americana_PAMFEO1_priV1, whole genome shotgun sequence:
- the LOC138708598 gene encoding uncharacterized oxidoreductase YjmC-like, producing the protein MSNTNLITNPHASRPSSQSVDEDDVNVSQPSGSDMKSKIDEKSKEKPTSSKLPEGSVKCSEKSNYSIAKESNESMLNNLQDVTWSWKFLRDVPSHMSPACQDVSTISRTASCSRNESVSSRYSDDTDSSMPADFMNVLRTVKKSDVYSFIKECLKAVHVNENYAELISEVFVHDDCRNKYTTALIYSDMYVQHTIGKICEPNAEPEIVREFGSTAFVNGSKGLGPVVGKFCMELAIQKAKLLGVGIVVANNSNFIGDPSWYSKLAISEGMLGFTFSNSPPQLCPTRSKDVALGANRFCVAAPGESDSLLFSMSNLGLSLGQLLLCLHNREVINLPENCAIDSAGHVIKDPEKAFHTRLMLPLGGVEQTGGYKGYGLSLMVDTLCGILGDSSYGPHIKRTDGEFCGISKNLAQCFIAIDPSCFSGGFEGRMSQLINIMKSLTPVDESEPVLVPDDKEKANDSLVQERDELVYNHININAAYLLSKTFHLQHIISFSKNFPESL; encoded by the coding sequence ATGTCAAATACAAACTTGATAACAAATCCTCATGCATCTCGACCTTCGTCTCAGTCTGTTGATGAAGATGACGTTAATGTTTCACAACCGTCAGGATCAGATATGAAATCGAAAATTGATGAAAAATCCAAAGAGAAGCCTACTTCATCTAAATTACCGGAAGGATCTGTAAAATGTTCTGAAAAAAGCAATTATTCGATCGCGAAAGAGAGTAACGAATCGATGTTAAATAATTTACAGGATGTGACTTGGTCATGGAAATTCCTAAGGGATGTCCCATCTCACATGAGTCCTGCCTGCCAAGATGTGTCAACAATTAGCAGGACAGCTTCATGTTCGAGAAATGAATCAGTATCGAGCAGATATTCAGATGATACAGATTCCTCAATGCCAGCAGATTTTATGAATGTATTACGCACTGTTAAGAAGAGCGATGTATACTCCTTCATCAAAGAGTGTCTGAAAGCAGTACATGTCAATGAAAATTATGCTGAGTTAATAAGTGAGGTGTTCGTTCACGACGACTGTAGGAACAAGTACACGACTGCTCTTATATATTCAGATATGTATGTCCAGCACACCATCGGTAAAATATGTGAACCAAATGCAGAACCAGAAATTGTAAGGGAATTTGGAAGCACGGCGTTTGTTAACGGGAGTAAAGGACTAGGACCTGTAGTGGGAAAATTCTGCATGGAACTTGCAATTCAGAAGGCTAAACTTCTTGGTGTTGGAATTGTAGTagcaaataattcaaattttattgGAGATCCTTCGTGGTATAGCAAGCTCGCAATTTCAGAAGGTATGCTTGGCTTCACTTTCTCGAACTCACCTCCGCAACTTTGTCCGACAAGATCTAAAGACGTAGCTTTGGGAGCTAATAGGTTTTGTGTAGCTGCTCCTGGAGAAAGTGACTCTTTATTGTTCAGCATGTCCAATCTTGGTCTGTCTCTAGgccaattattattatgtttacacAACCGCGAAGTAATTAATCTTCCAGAAAACTGCGCTATTGACTCTGCAGGACATGTCATAAAAGATCCAGAGAAGGCCTTCCACACTCGACTTATGCTGCCTCTAGGTGGAGTAGAACAGACTGGAGGGTATAAAGGGTACGGTCTTTCCCTGATGGTGGACACATTATGTGGGATTCTCGGCGACTCCTCGTATGGACCGCATATAAAAAGAACGGATGGAGAATTTTGTGGAATATCAAAGAATCTTGCCCAGTGTTTCATTGCAATCGATCCTTCATGTTTCTCGGGTGGATTTGAAGGCAGAATGAGCCAGCTAATAAACATCATGAAGAGTCTTACACCTGTAGACGAAAGTGAGCCTGTTCTCGTGCCAGACGATAAGGAGAAAGCCAACGATTCTCTCGTGCAAGAAAGAGATGAATTAGTGTACAATCATATAAACATTAATGCAGCCTATCTGCTATCTAAAACATTTCATTTACAACACATAATATCTTTCTCAAAAAACTTCCCCGAATCACTATGA